A stretch of Salarias fasciatus chromosome 23, fSalaFa1.1, whole genome shotgun sequence DNA encodes these proteins:
- the LOC115381429 gene encoding probable ATP-dependent RNA helicase DDX59, with translation MFMPRALKLKRPAEGSGRILNKKSKISQEEVNRRSSETLARKDELCEEGKMENDTVQAGEGSIPAPRSSKREVEHTPSSDAEDEDEEEDEEPVKSFKKRQRWPEPGEPVCVMCGRYGEYICDATDNDVCSLECKASHLLKMGMGTGAEALNYKDRPKDEKAAVPGQSAVDTGVERSYSYREDRFISGLTEEQVQRIKHELGIETQGTDVCRPIIEFEHCGFPTTLSGNLKKAGYQAPTPVQMQMVPVGLTGRDVIASADTGSGKTIAFLLPVVVRALEKSAQTVGCPVALILTPTRELAIQIERQVKELVIGIPNMRTALLVGGMPLPPQLHRLKISIKIVIATPGRLIEILKQNAVQMDKVKIVVVDEVDTMLKMGFQQQVLEILEKVPEEHQTLLTSATIPTGTEELAARLVHDPVRIAIGEKNQPCANIRQILLWVEEPCKKKKLFEILNDSKLYQPPVVVFVDCKAGADLLCEAVAKVTGLTSVAIHSDKSQWERNRILRGLLDGDFEVVISTGVLGRGLDLVNVRLVVNFDMPNTMDEYVHQVGRAGRLGHRGTAITLLNNNNKRLFLEVVNRVKPTGSILPPQLLNSPYLHEQQRRERQKHKTGLDDMVTKNNLIDIIKKHDRRKK, from the exons ATGTTTATGCCAAGAGCTTTAAAACTTAAAAGACCTGCAGAGGGATCTGGTCGAATTTTGAACAAAAAGAGCAAGATTAGTCAAGAAGAGGTAAACAGACGTAGTTCAGAGACACTTGCTCGCAAGGATGAATTATGTGAAGAAGGCAAAATGGAGAATGACACAGTTCAAGCAGGTGAAGGATCTATACCTGCTCCAAGAAGCTCCAAACGTGAAGTTGAACACACGCCTTCTTCtgatgctgaggatgaggatgaagaagaagacgaagagccAGTGAAATCTTTCAAAAAGAGGCAGAGATGGCCTGAGCCTGGGGAGCCTGTCTGTGTCATGTGTGGTCGCTATGGGGAGTACATCTGTGATGCCACTGACAACGATGTCTGCAGCCTTGAATGCAAAGCCAGCCATTTATTGAAAATGGGAATGGGTACTGGTGCAGAAGCATTGAACTACAAGGACAGACCCAAAGATGAGAAGGCTGCTGTACCTGGACAGTCAGCAGTTGACACCGGAGTTGAAAGAAGTTATTCCTACAGAGAAGATCGGTTCATATCAGGCTTGACAGAGGAACAGGTGCAACGCATCAAACACGAACTGGGCATTGAAACACAGGGGACAGACGTCTGTAGACCCATCATTGAGTTTGAACACTGTGGCTTCCCTACAACTTTAAGTGGGAACCTGAAAAAGGCTGGTTACCAGGCGCCCACCCCAGTGCAGATGCAGATGGTACCTGTTGGTCTCACAGGCAGGGATGTGATTGCCAGTGCTGACACAGGATCAGGGAAGACAATCGCCTTTCTGCTGCCAGTGGTAGTCAGAGCACTTGAG aaaTCAGCACAGACTGTTGGTTGCCCTGTGGCTCTGATCCTGACACCCACCAGAGAGTTAGCCATTCAGATAGAGAGACAGGTGAAAGAGCTGGTGATTGGAATCCCCAACATGAGAACAGCACTGCTGGTGGGAGGCATGCCACTTCCACCTCAGCTCCACCGCCTCAAAATCAGCATCAAA aTCGTCATTGCTACCCCTGGAAGACTCATAGAGATTTTGAAGCAGAATGCAGTGCAAATGGACAAAGTGAAGATTGTGGTGGTTGATGAG GTTGACACTATGTTAAAGATGGGCttccagcagcaggtgctggAGATTCTTGAGAAAGTCCCAGAAGAACACCAGACTCTGCTGACATCAGCCACAATCCCAACTGGGACGGAGGAGCTCGCAGCTCGGTTGGTTCATGACCCTGTACGTATTGCGATTGGTGAGAAGAACCAGCCCTGCGCCAATATACGACAGATCCTGCTTTGGGTAGAGGAGCcctgcaagaagaagaagctgtttgAGATCCTCAAT GATAGTAAGCTGTACCAGCCTCCGGTGGTGGTGTTTGTTGACTGTAAAGCGGGAGCTGATCTCCTGTGCGAGGCAGTCGCCAAAGTGACAGGTCTCACTTCTGTGGCTATCCATTCTGACAAGAGCCAGTGGGAACGAAATCGCATCCTCAGG GGTCTTCTCGATGGAGACTTTGAGGTGGTGATCAGTACAGGTGTGCTGGGCAGAGGACTGGACTTAGTCAATGTCCGATTGGTAGTTAACTTTGACATGCCAAACACAATGGATGAGTATGTCCATCAG GTGGGGAGAGCAGGTCGGCTGGGACACAGGGGGACGGCCATCACCTTgctcaataacaacaacaagcgACTGTTTCTAGAGGTGGTTAACCGGGTCAAACCCACCGGTTCTATTCTGCCTCCTCAACTCCTAAACTCACCCTATCTCCATGAACAACAGAGACGAGAAAGGCAGAAACACAAGACGGGACTTGATGACATGGTGACCAAGAACAACCTCATTGATATTATAAAGAAACATGATCGCCGGAAAAAGTAA